A portion of the Myxococcus stipitatus genome contains these proteins:
- a CDS encoding c-type cytochrome, with amino-acid sequence MLGAVLSACLVAACGDDPVTAAEYGEQLFQDSRLSSSQFNSFSCATCHATTPTSEAGRIYSGYTLYGSAHRGSWWGGYETNLLDAVNFCYVSFMRGVEKLPADSPQSRALYEYLVSISPDTNAQPLPYTVVKDITEVARGDATRGEAVYAAACQECHGAPHTGEGRLTDSASLLPEVTEDYATVFPGVPASLVFIEKVRHGQFFHIGGNMPPYSKEALSDEDLGALLTFMGL; translated from the coding sequence ATGTTGGGTGCCGTGTTGAGCGCGTGCCTCGTGGCCGCGTGTGGCGACGACCCCGTCACGGCGGCGGAGTACGGCGAGCAGCTGTTCCAGGACTCGCGCCTGTCGTCGAGCCAGTTCAACAGCTTCTCCTGCGCCACGTGTCACGCGACGACGCCCACGTCGGAGGCCGGTCGCATCTACTCGGGCTACACGTTGTATGGCTCGGCGCACCGTGGCAGCTGGTGGGGCGGCTACGAGACGAACCTCCTGGACGCGGTGAACTTCTGCTACGTCTCGTTCATGCGTGGCGTGGAGAAGCTCCCCGCGGACTCGCCGCAGAGCCGCGCGCTGTACGAGTACCTGGTGAGCATCAGCCCGGACACGAACGCCCAGCCCCTGCCCTACACGGTGGTGAAGGACATCACCGAGGTCGCTCGGGGCGACGCCACGCGCGGCGAGGCGGTGTACGCGGCGGCGTGCCAGGAGTGCCACGGCGCGCCCCACACCGGCGAGGGGCGGCTGACCGACTCCGCGTCCCTGCTCCCGGAGGTGACGGAGGACTACGCCACGGTGTTCCCTGGCGTCCCCGCCTCGCTCGTCTTCATCGAGAAGGTGCGACACGGGCAGTTCTTCCACATCGGCGGAAACATGCCTCCATACAGCAAGGAAGCGCTGTCCGACGAGGACCTGGGCGCGCTGCTCACCTTCATGGGACTGTAG
- a CDS encoding OmpA/MotB family protein encodes MSAENGRTWVPWLVTALVVLLSGGVLYLAHRSSAQAQAQAEEARKAADEAQARARDADAARQQLAEKLTALEADRTRLTTEKEQLSNEKEQLTQTVQEQEAELAKLKATYDDLQDKMKAEIAEGAIKLSQAQGRIQVDLVDKVLFDSGDASISKRGQEVLKRLGGVLAKVDDKSIQVSGHTDDSPPSQKLQSTFPTNWELSVARAVNVVRFLQEQGNVPARRMIAAGYGETRPIGANATPQGRARNRRIEVLLIPDLTAKKTAVRTARDGR; translated from the coding sequence ATGAGCGCGGAGAACGGGCGGACCTGGGTGCCCTGGTTGGTGACGGCGTTGGTGGTGCTGTTGTCGGGTGGCGTGCTGTACCTGGCGCACCGGAGTTCCGCCCAGGCGCAGGCCCAGGCCGAGGAGGCGCGCAAGGCCGCGGACGAGGCCCAGGCGCGCGCGCGGGACGCGGACGCGGCGCGCCAGCAGCTGGCGGAGAAGCTCACCGCGCTGGAGGCCGACCGCACGCGGCTGACCACGGAGAAGGAGCAGCTGAGCAACGAGAAGGAGCAGCTGACCCAGACGGTGCAGGAGCAGGAGGCGGAGCTGGCCAAGCTCAAGGCCACCTACGACGACCTGCAGGACAAGATGAAGGCGGAGATCGCCGAGGGCGCCATCAAGCTGTCCCAGGCCCAGGGCCGCATCCAGGTGGACCTGGTGGACAAGGTGCTCTTCGACTCCGGCGACGCGAGCATCAGCAAGCGCGGCCAGGAGGTCCTCAAGCGGCTGGGCGGCGTGCTCGCCAAGGTGGATGACAAATCCATCCAGGTGTCGGGCCACACGGACGACTCGCCGCCGTCCCAGAAGCTCCAGTCCACCTTCCCCACCAACTGGGAGCTGTCCGTGGCGCGCGCCGTCAACGTGGTGCGCTTCCTCCAGGAGCAGGGCAACGTCCCCGCCCGCCGGATGATCGCCGCCGGCTACGGCGAGACGCGGCCCATCGGCGCCAACGCCACCCCGCAGGGGCGCGCGCGCAACCGGCGCATCGAGGTGCTGCTCATCCCCGACCTCACGGCGAAGAAGACCGCCGTGAGGACGGCCCGCGACGGCCGCTAG
- a CDS encoding YncE family protein, whose product MRRAWAPALALLLTACSEDTTYDPNRPPDDLEYAHPDPWGAGTVVPPPGPGGRVIVTNSLDDTLSLLELEGATRADWRELARVPVGLNPVELEGPHHTAVAPDGAAYYVGISNFVPGAGSGPHGTHGSGTDPGYCLKLDARDNRLLGSVRVDPNPGDVIISRDGSTLYQTHFDTRKIQEVAQRGGTQEEMAARLAIIDARTMTRKDMVPVCPAPHAIRLSEDERTAYVACWSDEVAIVDLSASPPTSRLVKVAANVGTAVSPLHEPYALTLSPTTGEVWVSSMSSRFVQVLDPRTGAMDPLRSRRPLDGAPMFGAFTADGKTLYMPYQRVEALAYIDPTTGDVRRTVELAGAGCLNVHQAILTPDESHALVVCEGDHVGPGTLHTVDLTEGTVVNTVRVGIFPDSVSILRGRP is encoded by the coding sequence ATGAGGCGAGCCTGGGCGCCCGCGCTGGCGCTGCTCCTGACGGCCTGTAGCGAGGACACGACCTACGACCCGAACCGTCCTCCCGACGACCTGGAGTACGCGCACCCCGACCCGTGGGGGGCGGGGACTGTGGTCCCGCCGCCGGGGCCCGGTGGGCGCGTCATCGTCACCAACAGCCTGGACGACACGCTGAGCCTGCTCGAGCTGGAGGGCGCGACCCGCGCGGACTGGCGGGAGCTGGCGCGCGTGCCGGTGGGCCTCAACCCGGTGGAGCTGGAAGGGCCGCATCACACGGCGGTGGCGCCGGATGGGGCCGCCTACTACGTGGGCATCTCCAACTTCGTGCCGGGCGCCGGCTCGGGACCGCATGGGACCCATGGCTCGGGCACCGACCCTGGTTATTGCCTGAAGCTCGACGCGCGCGACAACCGCCTGCTGGGCTCCGTGCGCGTGGACCCGAACCCTGGCGACGTCATCATCAGCCGCGACGGGAGCACGCTGTACCAGACGCACTTCGACACGCGGAAGATTCAAGAGGTCGCGCAGCGCGGCGGGACGCAGGAGGAGATGGCCGCGCGGTTGGCCATCATCGACGCGAGGACGATGACCCGCAAGGACATGGTGCCCGTGTGCCCCGCGCCGCACGCCATCCGCCTGTCCGAGGACGAGCGCACCGCGTACGTCGCCTGCTGGTCGGACGAGGTCGCCATCGTCGACCTGTCCGCGTCGCCACCCACGTCCAGGCTCGTGAAGGTGGCGGCCAACGTGGGCACGGCCGTGTCCCCGCTCCATGAGCCCTATGCGCTCACGCTCTCACCGACGACGGGCGAGGTGTGGGTCAGCTCGATGAGCAGCCGCTTCGTGCAGGTGCTGGACCCTCGCACGGGGGCCATGGACCCGCTTCGCTCCAGGCGGCCCCTGGATGGCGCGCCCATGTTCGGCGCGTTCACCGCGGACGGGAAGACGCTCTACATGCCCTATCAGCGCGTCGAGGCGCTGGCGTACATCGACCCGACCACGGGCGACGTGCGCCGCACGGTGGAGCTGGCCGGCGCGGGGTGTCTCAACGTGCATCAGGCCATCCTGACGCCAGACGAAAGCCACGCGCTCGTCGTCTGCGAGGGAGACCACGTGGGCCCCGGCACGTTGCACACGGTGGACCTGACGGAGGGCACGGTGGTGAATACGGTGCGGGTGGGCATCTTCCCGGATTCGGTGAGCATCCTCCGGGGGCGGCCATGA
- a CDS encoding DUF3103 family protein: MVLGLFVCLNAGAQARAAASNPAALRQRVSVSLATDKREMALTLATQEDAAQRRELASRLSGEQLAVDLKEWLSTVPTRASVIAAAKRTDLNIRRLKGLEGEVDSLLQLRLASPSMLEALKRGVEPLYAYEPDGDEASWQFIEAFDRFGRVHHLDVHRMPEQPVLVVDIDARKDLAAGIQLMRERLVALGQRPMPMLDVNTLATTTPSAAATATSTPVTMLDRIYLNDDEEPWISGAAEVYAVVNGVDPSRDAPALDIVDMPYLDHDGRTYSPNQVLIFWDRYRWAAANVILMEHDDNTNYQELVAYLFTVASQILSAVGQPGIGSLVALGSGLVQQMPSNWFTNDDDYVDSFYTLEKNQTYTDYAGARGNAVVSLRPYVIAGQ; this comes from the coding sequence ATGGTCCTTGGGCTGTTCGTTTGTCTCAACGCGGGGGCCCAGGCTCGAGCCGCCGCCTCGAACCCAGCGGCGCTGCGCCAGCGCGTCAGCGTGTCGCTGGCCACCGACAAGCGCGAGATGGCGCTGACCCTGGCGACGCAGGAGGACGCGGCGCAGAGAAGGGAGCTCGCCTCGCGCCTGAGCGGCGAGCAGCTCGCGGTGGATTTGAAGGAGTGGCTGAGCACGGTCCCCACCCGGGCCTCCGTCATCGCTGCGGCGAAGCGCACGGACCTGAACATCCGCCGGCTCAAGGGCCTCGAGGGCGAGGTCGACAGCCTCCTGCAGCTCCGTCTGGCGAGCCCTTCCATGCTGGAGGCGCTGAAGCGAGGCGTCGAGCCCCTCTATGCCTATGAGCCGGATGGGGACGAGGCCTCGTGGCAGTTCATCGAGGCCTTCGACCGCTTCGGCCGCGTGCACCACCTGGACGTGCACCGCATGCCCGAGCAGCCGGTCCTCGTCGTGGATATCGACGCGCGGAAGGACCTGGCCGCCGGCATCCAGTTGATGCGCGAGCGCCTCGTGGCCCTCGGCCAGCGCCCCATGCCGATGCTGGACGTGAACACCCTCGCGACCACGACGCCGAGCGCGGCCGCGACGGCCACCAGCACGCCGGTGACGATGCTCGACCGCATCTATCTGAACGACGACGAGGAGCCGTGGATCTCCGGCGCCGCGGAGGTCTACGCCGTCGTCAATGGCGTCGACCCCAGCCGCGACGCGCCGGCGCTGGATATCGTCGACATGCCCTATCTGGACCACGACGGCAGGACCTACTCCCCCAACCAGGTCCTCATCTTCTGGGACCGCTACCGCTGGGCGGCGGCGAACGTCATCCTCATGGAGCACGACGACAACACCAACTATCAAGAGCTGGTGGCCTATCTGTTCACGGTCGCGAGTCAAATCCTGTCGGCGGTGGGCCAGCCGGGAATCGGCTCCCTGGTGGCCCTGGGCAGCGGCCTGGTGCAGCAGATGCCCAGCAACTGGTTCACCAACGACGACGATTATGTCGATTCGTTCTACACGCTGGAGAAGAACCAGACCTACACCGACTATGCCGGAGCGCGTGGCAACGCGGTCGTGTCCCTCAGACCGTATGTCATTGCTGGGCAGTAG
- a CDS encoding OmpP1/FadL family transporter: MKKTLSLVAVLAAGTSQAAGFQINTQSARSTGMGNAAAAWLDDSSAIYSNAANILGVNKLDVQVGDTGILPGIKFTPDGGVEQGQKTTLSPPPHLFFVYKPVEKAAFGVGVYTPFGARSRWEDGFIGRFRAQESALAVYDINPTAAYQLHERFRFGAGLNIYRGTLELKRALGFVESEGTVHLGGSSWGWGYNVGVQVDVLPKVVTFGLHYRSAADLTFKGDADFQNVPAEFQSRLPDTRVQGDVTLPATVAAGISVTPLENLRIAFDANWVDWSSFQELAIEFPDNPAINNPLPKRWHAKWNYHLGAEYGVTPDFQVRLGFILDPAPTPGGTLTPDLPDANRFGVSAGLGYKWQGLRADLGYQFVSLADKESYAPGISGTYNGSAHVLGLTLGYGM, translated from the coding sequence ATGAAGAAGACACTGTCCCTCGTCGCAGTGCTCGCCGCCGGTACCTCCCAGGCCGCGGGCTTCCAGATCAACACCCAGAGCGCCCGCTCCACGGGCATGGGCAACGCCGCCGCCGCCTGGCTGGACGACTCGTCCGCCATCTACTCGAACGCCGCCAACATCCTGGGCGTGAACAAGCTGGACGTGCAGGTGGGTGACACCGGCATCCTGCCCGGCATCAAGTTCACGCCCGACGGCGGCGTCGAGCAGGGCCAGAAGACGACGCTGTCGCCTCCGCCGCACCTGTTCTTCGTCTACAAGCCGGTGGAGAAGGCCGCGTTCGGCGTGGGCGTCTACACGCCCTTCGGCGCGCGCAGCCGCTGGGAGGACGGCTTCATCGGCCGCTTCCGCGCCCAGGAGTCGGCGCTGGCCGTCTACGACATCAACCCCACCGCGGCGTACCAGCTCCACGAGCGGTTCCGCTTCGGCGCGGGCCTCAACATCTACCGGGGCACGCTCGAGCTGAAGCGCGCGCTGGGCTTCGTCGAGAGCGAAGGCACCGTGCACCTGGGCGGCTCGTCCTGGGGCTGGGGCTACAACGTGGGCGTCCAGGTGGACGTGCTCCCCAAGGTGGTGACGTTCGGCCTGCACTACCGCAGCGCCGCGGACCTCACCTTCAAGGGCGACGCGGACTTCCAGAACGTCCCGGCGGAGTTCCAGTCGCGCCTGCCGGACACGCGCGTGCAGGGTGACGTCACCCTGCCCGCCACGGTGGCGGCCGGCATCTCCGTCACCCCGCTGGAGAACCTGCGCATCGCCTTCGACGCCAACTGGGTCGACTGGTCCAGCTTCCAGGAGCTCGCCATCGAGTTCCCGGACAACCCGGCCATCAACAACCCGCTGCCCAAGCGCTGGCACGCCAAGTGGAACTACCACCTGGGCGCCGAGTACGGCGTGACGCCGGACTTCCAGGTGCGCCTGGGCTTCATCCTCGACCCGGCCCCGACGCCGGGCGGGACGCTGACGCCGGACCTGCCGGACGCCAACCGCTTCGGCGTGTCCGCGGGCCTGGGCTACAAGTGGCAGGGCCTGCGCGCCGACCTGGGCTACCAGTTCGTCAGCCTGGCCGACAAGGAGAGCTACGCGCCGGGCATCAGCGGCACGTACAACGGCTCCGCCCACGTGCTCGGCCTGACGCTCGGCTACGGCATGTAA
- a CDS encoding nucleotidyltransferase family protein: protein MKAVAIILAAGEARRMAHPKALILHEGDKSFLQSLASTFGKANSQVLGVVGKDAEAVREQHPGLDLVESERWRDSQMVSVKVGLDAAMEAGADVVLLHPVDMPALRATTVKSLLKLMSDSDEVLRPEFDGAPGWPVLLSRPAMEKLRAADGEQLEAALKAMRVRRVPMKDPGVIVNINTPDTYERLFGTQPKLAPPPKRRGGKRGGLTTVADIGGGGSSAPMAAASDE, encoded by the coding sequence ATGAAGGCAGTGGCGATCATCCTCGCAGCGGGCGAGGCCCGGCGGATGGCCCACCCCAAGGCGCTCATCCTGCACGAAGGCGACAAGAGCTTCCTTCAGTCGCTGGCGTCGACCTTCGGCAAGGCGAACAGTCAGGTGTTGGGGGTGGTGGGCAAGGACGCGGAGGCGGTGCGCGAGCAGCACCCGGGGTTGGACCTGGTGGAGTCCGAGCGCTGGCGTGACAGCCAGATGGTCTCCGTGAAGGTCGGGCTCGACGCGGCGATGGAGGCCGGGGCGGACGTGGTGCTGCTGCACCCGGTGGACATGCCGGCCCTGCGCGCGACGACGGTGAAGTCGCTCCTCAAGCTGATGAGCGACTCCGACGAGGTGCTGCGTCCGGAGTTCGACGGCGCGCCCGGCTGGCCGGTGCTGCTGTCGCGTCCCGCGATGGAGAAGCTGCGCGCGGCGGACGGGGAGCAGCTGGAGGCGGCGCTGAAGGCCATGCGCGTGCGCCGGGTGCCCATGAAGGACCCGGGCGTCATCGTGAACATCAACACGCCGGACACCTACGAGCGGCTGTTCGGCACGCAGCCGAAGCTGGCGCCTCCGCCCAAGCGGCGCGGCGGCAAGCGCGGTGGGCTGACCACCGTCGCGGACATCGGCGGTGGGGGCTCGTCGGCGCCCATGGCCGCCGCGTCGGACGAGTGA
- a CDS encoding response regulator, producing the protein MVNVTHALIQPTVLLVEEDPDVRGAMAEALQDEGYEVAMAINGHEGLRVLRALESPCLVLVDLELARVGGRAMIDALAKDARFAGCRVVAMDAEPGPCPSGALAVLRKPVRLAALLEVVREHCPREAPEDPAVTGATGVSR; encoded by the coding sequence GTGGTGAACGTGACCCACGCGCTGATTCAGCCCACCGTCCTGCTCGTGGAGGAGGACCCGGACGTCCGGGGCGCCATGGCGGAGGCGCTCCAGGACGAGGGCTACGAGGTGGCCATGGCCATCAACGGCCACGAGGGCCTGCGGGTGCTCCGCGCCCTGGAGTCCCCCTGCCTCGTCCTGGTGGACCTGGAGCTGGCGCGCGTGGGGGGGCGGGCGATGATCGACGCGCTGGCGAAGGACGCGCGCTTCGCCGGCTGCCGGGTGGTGGCGATGGACGCGGAGCCGGGGCCTTGCCCGTCGGGTGCCCTGGCGGTGCTGCGCAAGCCGGTGCGGCTGGCGGCCCTGCTGGAGGTGGTGCGCGAGCACTGCCCTCGCGAGGCGCCGGAGGACCCGGCCGTCACCGGCGCGACGGGCGTCAGTAGGTGA
- a CDS encoding patatin-like phospholipase family protein has product MSIKSLPSTTTATPKRAADLPPQRKAEAPQGNLLARLGEGLQNVARKVDQKLDQVVDRFEAKLPDLGKLGLPKLAGTGGKWDGITLTGKPLQIPFDKLLDVDLGDLRKVLERVIPPKIDDKQGKQLVEQTKPFRDTLGQVRSLAAQLDMLPTTHPRYAQVKAALEKAEGELKQTTGYTRATAPRPGSLWVDPQFMAKEVPNGSITASKFPTNTPVTKPPAALDLVSGGDATKAAAYTASVAQKRAETGMPVQGGEPLGVHLSLEGGGGRGKRYAAMFAEMRELGVVPVSLSGTSAGSIAAAFAATGATPKQIEDVAKDPRLGQLYDFDLDMKDGGILDGQAAYDLFDQKLRELTGIKDRPVTFADLKVPLQLVAAKAYDSALGPEGFKNNKDRIFVFSQETTPDTPVALAMRASMAIPGVFEPVQMVDPVTGRQMHLVDGGTLDNLPMGYAKNDLPQIGASLYSRGGAHPSNGQAQPKQLPTGQLDTDDVLWNGFNGLSMLFENATEAQDWRDKTQPGANQYMLALPTWNLDNPKQSNSVLGFGYDDKVDPTLDKQSRQVTQDFLREFLDDMQKPGSRGTNLTTKVPADLKFDLPVDIWGEKFQVTYNGGDTVVATAANGKRHEVKLGREKIESIWLDNQTFHDMPAQLSHALSDVRSVRPSWFPF; this is encoded by the coding sequence ATGAGCATCAAGTCCCTGCCCTCGACCACGACAGCCACCCCCAAGCGCGCCGCGGACCTCCCGCCGCAACGCAAGGCGGAGGCGCCCCAGGGCAACCTGCTCGCTCGGTTGGGAGAGGGGCTCCAGAACGTCGCGCGCAAGGTGGACCAGAAGCTGGACCAGGTGGTGGACCGCTTCGAGGCGAAGCTCCCCGACCTGGGCAAGCTCGGCCTGCCGAAGCTGGCCGGCACCGGCGGCAAGTGGGACGGCATCACCCTCACCGGCAAGCCCCTCCAGATTCCCTTCGACAAGCTGCTCGACGTCGACCTGGGCGACCTGCGCAAGGTGCTCGAGCGCGTCATCCCGCCGAAGATCGACGACAAGCAGGGCAAGCAGCTCGTCGAACAGACGAAGCCCTTCCGTGACACACTGGGTCAAGTCCGCTCGCTGGCGGCGCAGCTGGACATGCTGCCCACCACCCACCCGCGCTACGCGCAGGTGAAGGCGGCGCTGGAGAAGGCCGAGGGCGAGCTGAAGCAGACCACGGGCTACACGCGCGCCACCGCGCCGCGCCCCGGCTCGCTGTGGGTGGACCCCCAGTTCATGGCGAAGGAGGTCCCCAACGGGAGCATCACCGCCAGCAAGTTCCCCACCAACACGCCGGTGACGAAGCCGCCCGCCGCGCTGGACCTGGTCTCCGGGGGCGATGCGACGAAGGCCGCCGCGTACACCGCGTCCGTGGCCCAGAAGCGCGCGGAGACGGGCATGCCCGTGCAGGGCGGCGAGCCCTTGGGCGTGCACCTGAGCCTGGAGGGCGGCGGCGGCAGGGGCAAGCGCTACGCGGCCATGTTCGCGGAGATGCGCGAATTGGGCGTGGTGCCGGTGAGCCTGTCGGGCACGTCCGCCGGCTCCATCGCCGCCGCGTTCGCCGCCACGGGCGCCACGCCGAAGCAGATCGAGGACGTGGCCAAGGACCCTCGCCTGGGCCAGCTGTACGACTTCGACCTGGACATGAAGGACGGCGGCATCCTCGACGGCCAGGCCGCGTACGACCTCTTCGACCAGAAGCTGCGCGAGCTGACCGGCATCAAGGACCGGCCCGTCACCTTCGCGGACCTGAAGGTGCCCCTGCAGCTGGTCGCCGCCAAGGCCTACGACTCCGCGCTGGGGCCCGAGGGCTTCAAGAACAACAAGGACCGCATCTTCGTCTTCAGCCAGGAGACGACGCCGGACACGCCCGTGGCGCTCGCCATGCGCGCCTCCATGGCCATCCCCGGCGTCTTCGAGCCGGTGCAGATGGTGGACCCCGTCACCGGCCGGCAGATGCACCTGGTCGACGGCGGCACCCTGGACAACCTCCCCATGGGCTACGCCAAGAACGACCTGCCGCAGATCGGCGCGTCGCTCTATTCGCGCGGCGGCGCGCACCCATCCAACGGCCAGGCCCAGCCCAAGCAGCTGCCCACCGGCCAGCTCGACACGGACGACGTGCTCTGGAATGGCTTTAACGGCCTGTCCATGCTGTTCGAGAACGCCACGGAGGCGCAGGACTGGCGCGACAAGACGCAGCCGGGCGCCAACCAGTACATGCTCGCGCTGCCCACCTGGAACCTGGACAATCCCAAACAGTCCAACAGCGTGCTCGGCTTCGGCTACGACGACAAGGTGGACCCCACGCTGGACAAGCAGTCGCGCCAGGTGACGCAAGACTTCCTGCGCGAGTTCCTCGATGACATGCAGAAGCCCGGCTCGCGCGGCACCAACCTCACCACCAAGGTGCCCGCGGACCTGAAGTTCGACCTGCCCGTCGACATCTGGGGCGAGAAGTTCCAGGTGACGTACAACGGCGGGGACACCGTCGTGGCCACCGCCGCCAATGGCAAGCGCCACGAGGTCAAGCTGGGCCGCGAGAAGATCGAATCCATCTGGCTCGACAACCAGACGTTCCACGACATGCCCGCGCAGCTGTCCCACGCGCTCAGTGACGTGCGCAGCGTGCGACCCTCCTGGTTCCCGTTCTGA
- a CDS encoding WD40/YVTN/BNR-like repeat-containing protein, with protein MNPRHAPCLRLATLVLGLGLGATAHGHAGLPETSNVTLRRGHPEDFFVGTTFGAVISRDGGRTFRWLCPDAMGYGGWRPEAYLWRESGLILAATGSALLRSPDGGCSWNTHPFFKDTWVSGLAAHPSDDRVLYVVTNRYNIANGVYRSLDGGETWAASPLLREKLRLNAVRVSSAQPRRVYVSGEEDGQLLLLRSDDAGETWTQSAPDLSSLLLPYDLAVVATDPSNVDILWARVSSQGSTYLMRSDDAGQTLVLVQRIDDVFINMDLSADGKTAWVGTLNHFFRGASTGPLDMLSLPTGNACVLRVGETLYGCGSTWLHDWALARSTDEGSTWTPLFGLYEIQGTHLCPVGTPVRDICPSRWPQLAEQLGAPLYPDGGVEVPPTPSDGGVPDAGVPDAGAPDAGAPDAGPGPGQPPGPQGSDGCGATRGNMAPAIVLLFTLPLLRRGRRRVN; from the coding sequence ATGAATCCCCGCCACGCGCCCTGCCTCCGCCTCGCCACCCTCGTGCTCGGCCTCGGGCTGGGCGCCACGGCCCATGGCCACGCGGGCCTCCCGGAGACCTCCAACGTCACCTTGCGGCGAGGCCATCCGGAGGACTTCTTCGTCGGCACCACGTTCGGCGCGGTGATTTCGCGCGACGGGGGACGGACGTTCCGGTGGCTCTGCCCGGACGCCATGGGTTACGGCGGCTGGCGACCGGAGGCCTACCTCTGGCGTGAGTCCGGCCTCATCCTCGCGGCCACTGGCAGCGCGCTGCTGCGCTCCCCGGACGGCGGCTGCTCTTGGAACACCCACCCCTTCTTCAAGGACACCTGGGTCTCCGGGCTCGCCGCGCACCCGTCCGACGACCGCGTCCTCTACGTCGTCACCAACCGGTACAACATCGCCAACGGCGTCTACCGCTCGCTGGACGGCGGCGAGACGTGGGCGGCCTCGCCGCTGCTGCGCGAGAAGCTGCGCCTCAACGCGGTGCGAGTCTCCTCCGCCCAGCCGCGCCGCGTGTACGTGAGCGGCGAGGAGGACGGCCAGCTGTTGCTGCTGCGCAGCGACGACGCGGGGGAGACGTGGACCCAGTCCGCGCCCGACCTGTCGTCCCTGCTGCTCCCCTATGACCTCGCGGTGGTGGCGACGGACCCGTCCAACGTGGACATCCTCTGGGCGCGGGTGTCGTCGCAGGGCTCCACGTACCTGATGCGCAGCGACGACGCCGGCCAGACGCTGGTGCTGGTGCAGCGCATCGACGACGTCTTCATCAACATGGACCTGTCGGCCGACGGGAAGACGGCCTGGGTGGGCACGCTCAACCACTTCTTCCGGGGCGCGTCCACGGGGCCGCTGGACATGCTCAGCCTGCCCACGGGCAACGCGTGCGTGCTGCGCGTGGGCGAGACGCTCTATGGCTGCGGCTCCACGTGGCTGCACGACTGGGCGCTGGCGCGCAGCACCGACGAGGGCAGCACGTGGACGCCCCTGTTCGGCCTCTACGAAATCCAGGGCACGCACCTGTGCCCCGTGGGCACGCCCGTGCGCGACATCTGCCCGTCCCGGTGGCCCCAGCTCGCGGAGCAGCTCGGCGCGCCGCTGTATCCGGATGGCGGCGTCGAGGTGCCTCCCACGCCCTCGGACGGGGGCGTGCCGGACGCGGGAGTCCCCGACGCGGGAGCCCCGGACGCGGGCGCCCCCGACGCGGGGCCCGGTCCCGGACAACCACCCGGCCCCCAGGGGTCGGATGGCTGCGGGGCCACGCGTGGGAACATGGCTCCCGCCATCGTGTTGCTGTTCACCCTCCCCCTGCTGCGCCGTGGTCGGCGGCGCGTGAACTGA
- a CDS encoding cyclic nucleotide-binding domain-containing protein gives MAGAAGVSNLDSEDVSGGGLPMTGAGRVVWEAVMQGAVEVAVRAYEDLSAAQRERVLEESVHVPAQARSALVDVLRRARDFAGAARLLEAEGADAAAAALHEQAGALLPAAEAWLRAGEKARAAAAFERAGALERALELYQSLDARESIAQCLTRLQRPLEAAEVYHALGHGHAELEALRGVPPEHPRRREAVLRMCALLDEQGESWRALVLLADARQESGGAREDEVLEAEHLRLLRRLGLGEEAAPPPERAAPQSDGYEYLKAIPIFGELALEDMKDLFRMAQQVSVPEGTTVLEKGARGMGLLVLLEGTVDVLSGAGPDARLLNTLGPGAWLGEISLLLDGPASALVRSRSAVRALRVTRGDFEHYLATHEHAALRIYKLFTYNLAERVRALSA, from the coding sequence ATGGCGGGGGCCGCGGGGGTTTCCAACCTCGATTCCGAAGACGTCTCCGGAGGCGGCCTGCCCATGACTGGTGCGGGCCGCGTCGTCTGGGAGGCCGTCATGCAGGGAGCAGTGGAGGTGGCGGTGCGGGCCTATGAGGACCTGTCCGCCGCGCAACGCGAGCGCGTGTTGGAGGAGTCCGTCCACGTGCCGGCGCAGGCGCGCTCGGCGCTGGTGGACGTGTTGCGGCGGGCGCGCGACTTCGCGGGCGCGGCGCGGCTGCTGGAGGCAGAGGGCGCGGACGCCGCCGCGGCGGCGCTGCACGAACAAGCGGGGGCGCTGCTGCCCGCCGCGGAGGCCTGGCTGCGCGCGGGGGAGAAGGCGCGCGCGGCGGCGGCGTTCGAGCGGGCCGGCGCGCTGGAGCGGGCGCTGGAGCTGTACCAGTCGCTCGACGCGCGCGAGTCCATCGCCCAGTGCCTCACGCGGCTGCAACGGCCGCTGGAGGCCGCGGAGGTCTACCACGCGCTGGGCCATGGCCACGCGGAGCTGGAGGCGCTGCGCGGCGTGCCGCCCGAGCATCCCCGGCGCCGCGAGGCGGTGCTGCGCATGTGCGCGCTGCTCGACGAACAGGGCGAGTCCTGGCGCGCGCTGGTGCTGCTGGCGGACGCGCGCCAGGAGTCCGGCGGGGCGCGGGAGGACGAGGTGCTGGAGGCCGAGCACCTGCGCCTGCTGCGGCGTCTGGGATTGGGAGAGGAGGCCGCGCCGCCGCCCGAGCGCGCCGCGCCCCAGTCCGACGGCTACGAGTACCTCAAGGCGATTCCCATCTTCGGCGAGCTGGCGCTGGAGGACATGAAGGACCTGTTCCGCATGGCGCAGCAGGTGTCCGTGCCGGAAGGCACGACGGTGCTGGAGAAGGGCGCGCGGGGCATGGGGCTGCTCGTCCTGCTGGAGGGCACGGTGGACGTCCTCAGCGGAGCGGGGCCGGACGCGCGGCTGCTCAACACGCTGGGGCCCGGCGCGTGGCTGGGGGAAATCTCCCTGCTGCTGGACGGCCCGGCCTCCGCGCTGGTGCGCTCGCGCTCGGCGGTGCGCGCCCTGCGGGTGACGCGCGGGGACTTCGAGCACTACCTGGCCACGCACGAGCACGCCGCCCTGCGCATCTACAAGCTGTTCACCTACAACCTGGCCGAGCGCGTGCGCGCGCTCAGCGCCTGA